GATAGTAAGAAATGGTGTGGTGAAAATATTTCGGAGGTCCAACATATACCCTGTTTGTACCCACCTTCCATGTACAAGAGCAGCCTCTTCCAGTATAAATTAATCAATACCTCCAATTCTAGCCACCACAATAGTATCCGTTTATAGTAACCTCTCATGTCCAATCACAAACCAGGTCTTTCGGGGATAAACCATAACCAGTTGTCAAGCCACCAAAACCTTGACTCCCTTAATATCACTGGCATtagtaataacaataacaacgacaacaacaataacaacaacgATAACTCAAGTCAGGTATTTACAGTTATGGGTAATGGGATCCCTGTTGACGATACTCCAAGGGAGTTACTAGAACAGCTTGTTTACTTGGATGATTTCTTACAGCAAACAGACACTGGTTCCGGACAGGAAGCTGACTTGGACCTATCCTTATTTGCTGACGAgcattttatttttccagATGAGGACAAGCCTGCTCAAGCATCCTCTTCCGATGTGTCTGGTAAAGATAACGGTAAAGATCATAATGGTGATAAGAATCATGGACGTGATAGCCATAGAGACGATCAAAAAACCAATGATAATGATTCTAATAGGTTGACATTCAATTATGTGTCGTTCAACCATGTCACGCCAGAAAATTCGTCAGTACCCACTCCAATACCTCAAACTCACTACCaaaatctttcaaagagataTAATAACACCAAACAGAAGTTCATTTATCAAGAGTCAATGAGTCAACATATGTCTGCTATCCCTTCAACTATAAACGAACTATTAGGGAAGAACactgataatgataatgatgcCATTACCCGCACGGGTGATGACAACCACAACAAAATtaacaaaaacaacaacaacaacaacaacaacaacaacaataataataataatagcaGTAATAATATtagtaataataacatCAACAGCAGAGGTAATGGCATCAGTGACAATAACCACATTATTAGTAACAACTTGGATTCCGCTGCTTCTtccaatttatcaaattcgaGTAGATCAAACACTGTAGTAAGTCAAGAAGCTAGGAAAATCCAAGTACCACAAGGAGCTCAGAATACTTTGGTGGCAGCTGGTTTGTCCCAAACTCAAATTGATGCACTTGCTAGTTTAGTTGCTCAACACAAACCAGAATTAGGCAGATCTCAGTCTcagaaacatcaacatccatCTCCATTGCAAGTGCAGCAAACTCAGTACTATTCTCCTTCAAACACTTCTCAACCTAGTACCCCGCAGACACTTCAAGGATTGCAGGCGTTTCCAGGGGCAAGTGTATCAAATACACAAATaccacaacaacaagttcAGCAACATCAATTACAATCTAGTTTATTAGCGCAACTACAACCACCCCAGCAACAAGTTAATGGATTGTTGGTCAATTTATTAGCCCAAACATTGGCGAATGCGATTAATCCTATCAATAAtatccaacaacaacaacagcagcagcagcagcaaaGCCTGCAAACCAATGTAGTGGGACAGTTGCTCAGCGGTATCCTGGGCGCAGCACAACCACAAATACAACACTTCGACGAGTCTGTATTAAATcaaccacaaccacaacaTTCGCAGCAGCAACAGGTACATgatctttcttttcaacagcagcaacaacaacttaCAGCTTCTACTGCCAATAATTCAATTATATCCAGCAAAAAGAATCCGATAATGTTTAAAAATTCACATTTAGATATAGGGAAGAATTCTAATGTCCCAGTTGTTCGtacatcaacatcatcaatcGATTCAAGTGATTCACCaataaaaacagagaaGCGTGGTCATGCACACGACAACGAGTCACCGAAACCAGACAAACCCGAGAATGAGTCAAGCGAGACCAGATCTGTTAAAGGAACAGCATCTGTTAGGTTCagacaaaaaaagaaacagaaggAATTAGAGATGGAAAAAGATTTACATAATgcaaaggagaaaataaCAGAATTGCAGGCTCGCATTGACAAGcttgaaatggaaaacaaaattctACACAACCTAGTTGTTGAGAAGAGAGAACAAAGGGATATGGATGAGGTTGAAAGGATAAGAAAGAAGGCCAGACTGGAGGTCAAGAAATAAGACTGTTTTTTGCACTATTTTTTATACCCTTATTACAACCCCATTTGGTTTTTATGATAGCTATGGAGATATAATATATCCATGTTGGAAACTAACCCAACAGATTAGGTGCTAACGACACACCTCTACCAGTAGTGTTTCTTTATTTAGAACTGTACCCACTTTTACCTATAAGTACTGTATCTTTTTGAACAGAGAAATTAATTGAAGGTTATCACCGGAATTCGGTTGAACTATCCAGTTCAGGAACTGGAAGACCTCACACTAAGATATCTTACTGGACATTGAAGTAAATAAAATTACAAGTACAAtataatttgttttttcgAGTGTGAACGCAGAATTAGTTACAATTTATAAGTTTGGACCTGGGAGTATTTTGGAAACCCATCTTGCATGCTCAATGAAATTTacattgatgatttgtttccctcatcttcttcattaaGAACATATGATTTCTCCAcaaaattagagaaatttttcactagcttatgaattttttttgttaaGTTTCATTTCATTGTTGTGTCGCATAATCTTTCGTCGAATTGAAACACACGATAAGCTTTTGAAGCTGTAATTATCTTGTAGAATAAATAGTTTTATAAAACATCTTGGATATCCACTgtgattttctttacttCTCTTAAATATATTTCCATCAGGTGGCTTCAATTTATTTGGTGTGTCTTTTATCAGCCCATGGATGCTACCCTATACTTGGATTTTGAATCCATACTCATCTTATATTCGCTTCTATAAAGGCGATTCAAAACTACTGTTCACTAAAAAAATTACGATTTGCCATCGGTGTCCTTCCCATCCCTCACTTAGAAGCAACCTGTAGATATGCGTGTTCTTCCTGagcaaaatcaaatccTTCTAACATTAGAGGGTCAATAAACGTTGGAAGGTTCTATCTCTTCGTATTCCATATTTTCTCCCCTTTCATATTTCTCAAATGATTTGACAGGTTGAACCTAGCTGACTTTGAAACATTTACAGGTACCTGTTCTTGATTTgtacaacaacaatagGTTTGTGAAACGTCCGTCCTATGTCTGATGTAGTCAATGCTTGTTCTTCCGTGCACCGTAGTAAGAAATTCCGCACTGTTAGCTAAAATGAGGCGACCTCACCTAAAAACAGTACGTTGTATTGCGATAGTGATAAGGATCTTGAGCAACCATTAGATTATCAACTGTTGGATAGACAATACCCAGATTAATCATGAAACCTGTGGTGTCGGTATGTTCTTAAAAATTCTCTAGTGAGAAAGCTTGTCAATTGGAAGAAATACTAACCTTAGAAATTCACTTGTCCTTTATAGCCGGGAAAAGCATGGTTTTGTACAGTTATATCTGCATTTGGAGTTGTTATACTATCAGTTTTAGCGGCATTATTTTATGTTGAGCATGAATCGATGATGGGCTCAATTACCTCGCCAAGTGATGGTAAGGGAGTTGCAAAAACTATAACAGGAGCAATTATATTATACGCTATTTTCCTTGTATTTTGTGGTTTACAAGTCATATTAATTAGGAAACAGGATAAGATTAGACTGGAATGAATGCCAAACATTTAACATTGAATTGGGTTTATACTGGTTTGTTCTTTTCTAAGGAGTTTTGAGATTTTGCATTCTATTCTCATACGTATGGAGAGTAGTAAGCTAACAAAATACATAGGCGGATAAATAAGTAAACAACTAAATAAGTAATACACTCACTATATGCATTTAAGTTATACCTCAGGAATAACTTGTAGTACCACCATGCCAATAgaggtttttcttttggaatcTTTTGGAAAACAGACTCTGAAAATAGTCAATTGGTGT
The window above is part of the Pichia kudriavzevii chromosome 1, complete sequence genome. Proteins encoded here:
- a CDS encoding uncharacterized protein (PKUD0A11520; similar to Saccharomyces cerevisiae YNL103W (MET4); ancestral locus Anc_2.174), coding for MSNHKPGLSGINHNQLSSHQNLDSLNITGISNNNNNDNNNNNNDNSSQVFTVMGNGIPVDDTPRELLEQLVYLDDFLQQTDTGSGQEADLDLSLFADEHFIFPDEDKPAQASSSDVSGKDNGKDHNGDKNHGRDSHRDDQKTNDNDSNRLTFNYVSFNHVTPENSSVPTPIPQTHYQNLSKRYNNTKQKFIYQESMSQHMSAIPSTINELLGKNTDNDNDAITRTGDDNHNKINKNNNNNNNNNNNNNNNSSNNISNNNINSRGNGISDNNHIISNNLDSAASSNLSNSSRSNTVVSQEARKIQVPQGAQNTLVAAGLSQTQIDALASLVAQHKPELGRSQSQKHQHPSPLQVQQTQYYSPSNTSQPSTPQTLQGLQAFPGASVSNTQIPQQQVQQHQLQSSLLAQLQPPQQQVNGLLVNLLAQTLANAINPINNIQQQQQQQQQQSLQTNVVGQLLSGILGAAQPQIQHFDESVLNQPQPQHSQQQQVHDLSFQQQQQQLTASTANNSIISSKKNPIMFKNSHLDIGKNSNVPVVRTSTSSIDSSDSPIKTEKRGHAHDNESPKPDKPENESSETRSVKGTASVRFRQKKKQKELEMEKDLHNAKEKITELQARIDKLEMENKILHNLVVEKREQRDMDEVERIRKKARLEVKK
- a CDS encoding uncharacterized protein (PKUD0A11530; similar to Saccharomyces cerevisiae YPR170W-B; ancestral locus Anc_7.526), which encodes MKPVVSPGKAWFCTVISAFGVVILSVLAALFYVEHESMMGSITSPSDGKGVAKTITGAIILYAIFLVFCGLQVILIRKQDKIRLE